In Corylus avellana chromosome ca2, CavTom2PMs-1.0, the following proteins share a genomic window:
- the LOC132173005 gene encoding uncharacterized protein LOC132173005 codes for MGFENNDKIAWVERIMQIDKRDVGVALSVISSNTSAATFLASVSLTLCSLIGAWIANSSKEFLQSELIYGDTRPSTMSIKYISLLTCFLLAFSCFVQSARSFVHANYLISTPDSNIPAQNVEVAVIRGGDFWSLGLRALYFALDLLLWFFGPIPMFVSSIVMVIVFHYLDTNTTLLHQHRSPGNKMVKSVAD; via the coding sequence ATGGGTTTTGAGAACAATGACAAAATAGCTTGGGTGGAAAGAATTATGCAAATTGATAAACGGGACGTTGGAGTAGCTCTATCTGTCATATCATCAAACACATCAGCTGCAACTTTCTTGGCATCAGTCTCTTTAACGCTCTGCTCTCTCATTGGTGCTTGGATTGCAAACTCCTCCAAAGAATTTCTGCAGAGTGAATTAATCTACGGAGACACAAGGCCATCCACCATGTCTATCAAGTACATAAGCCTCCTAACCTGCTTCCTCCTCGCTTTTTCATGCTTTGTTCAGTCAGCAAGGAGCTTCGTCCATGCAAACTATCTGATAAGCACCCCAGATAGCAACATACCTGCGCAGAATGTGGAAGTGGCAGTTATAAGGGGTGGTGATTTTTGGTCACTCGGGCTTAGAGCACTTTATTTTGCTCTGGATTTGCTGCTATGGTTTTTTGGGCCGATACCCATGTTTGTTTCCTCCATTGTTATGGTTATAGTCTTCCATTATCTTGACACAAACACAACTCTGTTGCATCAGCATAGGTCCCCAGGGAACAAGATGGTCAAAAGTGTGGCTGACTGA
- the LOC132172168 gene encoding uncharacterized protein LOC132172168, producing MGFGKEELDLVLVPCGLMIMFAYHLHLLHRYLRCPDTTFIGYENNDKKAWVESILKNKDKDVISAALSATTSNTTASIYLATISLTLCSLIGAWIANSSNNLFQMSNIIYGDTRPSTISVKYISLLTCFLLAFSCFIQSARHFVHANYLISHPGNISPVKNVELAVIRGGELWVLGLRALHFALNLLLWFFGPIPMFVSSVLMVIILYHQDGNSPPLHQYGSAGSHVLIKRTGQDV from the exons atgggtttcGGAAAGGAGGAGCTTGATTTGGTGTTGGTCCCTTGTGGGTTGATGATCATGTTTGCATACCACCTCCATCTCCTTCACAGATACCTTCGTTGCCCTGACACCACCTTCATCGGCTACGAGAACAATGACAAGAAAGCTTGGGTCGAAAGCATTTTGAAG AATAAAGACAAGGATGTTATAAGCGCGGCTCTATCGGCGACAACCTCAAACACGACAGCATCAATTTACTTGGCAACAATCTCGTTAACTCTCTGCTCTCTCATTGGAGCGTGGATTGCAAACTCTTCCAACAACCTTTTCCAGATGAGCAACATCATCTACGGCGACACCCGACCGTCGACCATCTCCGTCAAGTACATAAGCCTCCTGACCTGCTTCCTCCTTGCCTTTTCATGCTTTATTCAGTCGGCAAGGCACTTCGTGCATGCAAATTATCTGATAAGCCACCCAGGAAATATCAGTCCTGTGAAGAATGTGGAGTTGGCGGTTATAAGGGGAGGTGAACTTTGGGTGCTTGGGCTTAGAGCGCTCCATTTTGCTCTGAATTTGCTGCTCTGGTTTTTTGGTCCAATACCCATGTTTGTTTCCTCTGTTTTAATGGTGATAATCCTCTATCACCAAGATGGCAATTCTCCTCCATTGCATCAGTATGGATCTGCAGGGAGCCATGTCCTGATCAAAAGGACTGGCCAGGATGTCTAA